A genomic window from Actinomycetaceae bacterium MB13-C1-2 includes:
- the nhaA gene encoding Na+/H+ antiporter NhaA, with the protein MMPELEDTSSQQQVERIFPASVAQAEKTRVAVVLRKETVGGLILIIAAALAMIWANSPLSESYFAIRDFKIGYEPWHLKLSVGAWTADGLLAIFFFLVGLELKREFVTGDLRDFRTAIVPITAAFGGVIVPALIYTAMVAGHPNLARGWAIPTATDIAFAVAVLAIIGSRLPTSLRVFLLTLAVVDDLIAIAIIAIFYSGDISFIPLLISMVLIIFYGFITHRYREFFSARKFAPWLILLPIGAVAWAFMHASGVHATIAGVLLGLIVPVFSDPRQKDKKPGLAEEFEYRFRPLSTGVAVPLFALFAAGVPLGGWTGLVDSVTSPVAVAVVAALVLGKPIGIVLTTFVTTRITRTGLDPEYRWVDLIGVGILAGIGFTVSLLVTELSLTSGSPEADAAKVAVLTASVTAAVLASLILVPRNRHYKAVQNQGVAKD; encoded by the coding sequence ATGATGCCCGAACTGGAAGACACCTCCTCACAGCAACAGGTCGAGAGAATATTCCCAGCATCCGTCGCTCAGGCGGAAAAGACTCGTGTAGCGGTGGTGCTGCGCAAGGAGACTGTTGGCGGATTAATACTAATTATCGCGGCCGCCCTCGCGATGATCTGGGCCAACTCCCCTCTGTCTGAGAGCTACTTCGCTATACGTGACTTCAAGATCGGCTATGAGCCTTGGCACCTGAAGCTGAGTGTCGGAGCCTGGACGGCAGACGGACTGTTGGCCATCTTCTTTTTTCTGGTCGGGTTGGAGCTCAAGAGGGAATTTGTAACCGGGGATCTCCGGGATTTTCGCACGGCGATTGTCCCCATTACGGCGGCCTTTGGGGGTGTCATCGTGCCCGCACTAATTTATACCGCCATGGTTGCGGGCCACCCGAACCTAGCACGAGGGTGGGCAATTCCGACCGCAACCGACATTGCGTTTGCGGTTGCAGTCTTGGCAATCATCGGTTCGCGACTTCCTACCTCACTGAGGGTTTTTCTGCTGACTCTTGCGGTCGTTGATGATTTGATTGCGATTGCGATCATTGCAATCTTCTATTCGGGAGACATCAGTTTTATTCCACTCCTGATTTCGATGGTACTGATCATCTTCTACGGGTTTATCACTCATAGGTACAGGGAATTTTTTTCGGCAAGGAAGTTTGCCCCTTGGTTAATCCTGTTACCCATTGGCGCAGTGGCATGGGCGTTCATGCACGCCTCGGGAGTACACGCGACGATCGCGGGCGTTCTGCTTGGTCTGATCGTTCCCGTCTTCTCCGATCCAAGACAGAAAGACAAGAAGCCGGGCCTCGCGGAGGAATTCGAATATCGTTTCCGGCCGCTATCAACGGGTGTGGCGGTTCCGTTATTTGCGCTATTTGCTGCCGGCGTCCCACTGGGGGGCTGGACAGGTCTGGTCGATTCGGTGACGAGTCCAGTGGCGGTTGCCGTCGTAGCGGCCCTGGTACTTGGCAAACCTATTGGTATTGTACTGACTACTTTTGTGACAACCAGGATCACCCGAACTGGGCTAGATCCGGAATACAGGTGGGTCGATCTCATAGGGGTCGGGATTCTAGCCGGCATAGGCTTCACGGTTTCTTTGTTGGTGACCGAACTGAGCCTGACAAGTGGAAGTCCGGAAGCCGACGCAGCTAAGGTGGCGGTGTTGACCGCCTCGGTCACCGCGGCTGTCTTGGCTTCCCTGATACTGGTGCCTCGTAATCGCCACTACAAGGCGGTCCAGAATCAAGGAGTAGCCAAAGACTAG
- a CDS encoding malate dehydrogenase, producing the protein MTEPRIVTVTGAAGNIGYAMLFRIASGQLFGDGVPVKLHLLEIPQAVKAAEGTAMELDDCAFPLLDSVEVFDDVNAAFEGTNVAMLVGARPRGAGMERADLLAANAGIFGPQGKAINDHAAGDIRVLVVGNPANTNAVIAQNNAPDVPASRFTSMMRLDQNRAYAQLAAKTGVPVKDIKNIVVWGNHSADQYPDISYATVDGKPATELVDNAWLADFYRPTVAKRGAAIIEARGASSAASAAGAAIDHVYNWVNGTPEGQFVTVGAYSDGSHYGVPAGLSFGFPCVSKDGEWEIVDGLEISDATQAGIDHNIKALQEEYDAVKELGFIK; encoded by the coding sequence ATGACCGAACCCCGCATTGTTACAGTTACTGGCGCCGCCGGAAATATCGGATACGCGATGCTGTTCCGCATTGCATCAGGCCAGCTGTTTGGCGATGGTGTTCCCGTGAAGCTTCACCTTCTTGAAATCCCGCAGGCGGTGAAGGCAGCCGAAGGCACCGCGATGGAACTTGACGACTGTGCGTTCCCGCTGCTGGATTCCGTTGAGGTTTTCGATGACGTGAACGCCGCATTTGAAGGCACGAATGTCGCCATGCTGGTAGGAGCGCGTCCGCGTGGCGCCGGCATGGAACGCGCTGACTTGCTCGCGGCCAACGCTGGCATCTTCGGCCCTCAGGGCAAGGCAATCAACGATCACGCCGCTGGTGACATCCGCGTGTTGGTCGTGGGTAACCCCGCCAACACCAACGCAGTAATCGCGCAGAACAACGCGCCGGACGTCCCGGCCAGTCGCTTCACCTCGATGATGCGCCTCGACCAGAACCGTGCGTACGCACAGCTTGCAGCGAAGACCGGAGTACCCGTGAAGGACATCAAGAACATTGTTGTCTGGGGCAACCACTCGGCAGATCAGTACCCTGACATCAGCTACGCGACCGTTGACGGCAAGCCGGCAACCGAGCTTGTTGACAACGCATGGCTCGCTGACTTCTACCGTCCCACCGTTGCCAAGCGTGGCGCGGCAATCATCGAGGCCCGAGGAGCGTCGTCTGCGGCATCTGCGGCAGGTGCAGCGATCGATCACGTGTACAACTGGGTTAACGGCACGCCCGAGGGTCAGTTTGTCACGGTAGGTGCCTACTCAGATGGTTCGCACTACGGTGTTCCCGCAGGACTGTCGTTCGGATTCCCCTGTGTTTCAAAGGACGGCGAGTGGGAGATCGTTGACGGACTTGAGATCTCTGACGCGACCCAGGCGGGCATTGACCACAACATCAAGGCCCTGCAGGAAGAGTACGACGCCGTCAAGGAACTCGGCTTCATCAAATAG